In Myripristis murdjan chromosome 5, fMyrMur1.1, whole genome shotgun sequence, the genomic stretch AAAACACTGAACCCTGTCTTCAATGAGTCATTTGTATTCAAGGTAAGTCTCTTAACCTTGTATGTCTTTGTCTGATACAATATGTCTGCAATTATAGAATTCCTTGCATTGAACCTGACATACATAACTgtgcaaagacagacagatggagactTAAATGTCATTGAACAGGTTTGtgtttctataaaaaaaaattgtttagcATCACCAGTGGTTCACACAAATAATTAACCCGATTTCTGCATGTCCCTCCTAGTGTATAAACACAAAGGGACTGTGCCTTCTATGCCTTATCAGCTTTCTCTGGATACTCGATACTCTCTGGCCTATGTAGGCTACAAACTGCTCTCTCCTGTCCTAGCTAATAAGGCCCGTGGAGACTTGAGAAGTGGCTCTGGGTCAGACTGGAAGCTCTGCCTGTCTGCAAGTTTTCACCAGGAAAACAAAGACTATTTTAAAGAACACCCCGGCCTGCTCTTTCCCGAGCAGAGCCGGAGGAATGTTCATTGCCATGTTCAGTGTTGGGTGGCCAGGTTTATTTGAGTTACTTCTCAGTTTACTTACTTCTTTTCCTAAATGAAAGGCTTTTATCAATGCCGCATGTCTAGACAGGGTGTCTACAGGGGGATGTTGGGGTATAAACAAGGCCCTGTGTCTAGTCTGGTAATTAGCAgtttttcagtgcagcagagcaTAATGCACTATTTCTTGTTAGATGTTTCCAgcaaaatcagattttaaacACTTTGTATATAGGACAAGAAAAATGGTAATTTTGTAAGTTAATTGGTGTGCTTTAAATGCATAGTATCTCTATTCGTCTCATATTaggtacttttttttcctcaaataatgtatatttagctctaacaattattattattattattattattattattattattattattatcattaaataCTGGTATATCAGTATAAGTCTGCATTCTATGAGGAAAGACTGCCATCATTACTCATCTGTTTTTTGACTGTTTGATTATTACAATTTTATGGTGTGAAATTCCATCATCAGTAATAAAATGCCTTGACTTTGTATGTGTCGATCAGGTCCCCTATGAGGAACTAGGGGGGAAGACACTGGTGATGTCTGTTTATGACTACGACCGATTTTCCAAACATGACATCATCGGGGAGGTGAAGCTGCCCATGAACACCATCGACCTGGGACAGCCCATCGAGGAATGGAGGGATCTGGAGAGtgcagagaaggaggaggtgctgttaacctttaaaaagaaagaaacctaACAATGTTTGCCAAAACTGTATTATATAGTGCAAAATGCTCAAGTAATCGCCCAAAATTACTTTACTTTCTAAGTATCGTCAATATTCAGGCATTAACGAATGCATATATGTCAACAATGCTGTCACAGGATCTCACATTCAGTGCAAAACAAAGCCTTGGTGCTGAGCATCATGTCCATTTCtatctcttctctttctctccttttcgtCTTCTCTCAGCCTGAGAAGCTCGGAGACATCTGCATCTCCCTTCGTTATGTGCCCACTGCCGGCAAACTCACTGTCTGCATCCTAGAGGCAAAGAACCTGAAGAAGATGGATGCCTGTGGACTGTCTGGTAGAGAAACATCATAATCAATTCACAGTTGCAATTTTATGGCCTTGTTGGAATTTCAAGGCGTGACATTCCactttatttgcttttgtgGCCCCTCCTGACTGTTGGGGACAATGTGCCTTTTGTGTTTGGTCATAGTACGATGCtgaattaatgttattattcaaacgatgacatttttaaaaaacgaTTTGTTAGTGATCCTGCCGCTGTCCTTTGCAGATCCTTATGTAAagatccagctgctgcagggagGGAAGCGtctgaagaaaaagaagactaCAGTGAAGAAGAACACCCTGAACCCGTACTACAATGAGTCCTTCAGCTTTGAAATCCCTCTGGAACAGATGCAGGTACGGCTCAATACACAAGACTTTGATGTAACATATGCATACCCTATGTGGATTATACATAGTGGATATTGAATATTGGATATACAGCTGTGGTTAAGGCACGGATCCTTGCTTCTCTCCTTTAGGACAGTTTTTCAAAGTTATTAATGTTCTTGTTTTGAGAGGATGTGATGTCttaataataacacacacattaccaaTTCTCTCTTGTGCTCCACTCAGAAAATCCTGGTGGCCGTCACAGTGTTTGATTATGACAAGATTGGTAAGAACGATGCCATCGGGAAGATCTTTGTGGGAAGCAAGGCGACTGGCTTAGGTCTGAAGCACTGGTCTGACATGCTGGCCAACCCGCGCCGCCCCATTGCCCAGTGGCATGCACTGCAACAGGAGGAGGATATCGATGGCCAGCTCGCAGCTCTGGCTGCAAAGAAGTAACTTGCTTCACCAACCAACTAATGTACTAACTCAGATATCCAACCCGCACTCCTACACTGCATGAAACCCATGACTTATACATGACGAGCAGTCATGACTACTTCAGACATGAGcagcaaaaaagagaaatctTGAAATATCAGCTTATTCACAGctaagtaaaaaaacaaaaaacaaaaacataaataacactTTTTACGCACCACCACATGTCACACATTAGTGTACGCTGAGAAGAATGAGACTGACTAATTGAACACTTGGTTCATGAATGATAGACTTTGAGTCTTTGTTTCATTTGGAGATACTTTTAGAAACAGATTCTTCGGGTGCTGACACTCAATGAAAGGCTCAGTGGAGACCTGAAATAAAGCTTTGTTTAGTTTATAGAGCATTATGCATGCTTTACTTATCTCCAAACTGCTCTGCATAAACTGTGCCCAATATTGTATCTTGCTAATAATAAGTGTGCTATAACTT encodes the following:
- the syt2b gene encoding synaptotagmin-2 isoform X1, encoding MKFNLFKKKPEAMVAAEPTGATTATMAPAPAVVSTAVADTSGSNNTEINKNDMFEEIKSKFLNEIDKIPLPPWALIAIAVVAALLILTCCFCIIKKCCCKKKKNKKGKKGKDGFNMKNMQGGEKHQDDDDDEGETGLTEEEKEEEEKEEEKLGKLQYSIDYDFENTKLTIGILQAADLISMDSGGTSDPYVKVLLLPDKKKKFDTKVHKKTLNPVFNESFVFKVPYEELGGKTLVMSVYDYDRFSKHDIIGEVKLPMNTIDLGQPIEEWRDLESAEKEEPEKLGDICISLRYVPTAGKLTVCILEAKNLKKMDACGLSDPYVKIQLLQGGKRLKKKKTTVKKNTLNPYYNESFSFEIPLEQMQKILVAVTVFDYDKIGKNDAIGKIFVGSKATGLGLKHWSDMLANPRRPIAQWHALQQEEDIDGQLAALAAKK
- the syt2b gene encoding synaptotagmin-2 isoform X2 produces the protein MKFNLFKKKPEAMVAAEPTGATTATMAPAPAVVSTAVADTSGSNNTEINKNDMFEEIKSKFLNEIDKIPLPPWALIAIAVVAALLILTCCFCIIKKCCCKKKKNKKGKKGKDGFNMKNMQGGEDDDDDEGETGLTEEEKEEEEKEEEKLGKLQYSIDYDFENTKLTIGILQAADLISMDSGGTSDPYVKVLLLPDKKKKFDTKVHKKTLNPVFNESFVFKVPYEELGGKTLVMSVYDYDRFSKHDIIGEVKLPMNTIDLGQPIEEWRDLESAEKEEPEKLGDICISLRYVPTAGKLTVCILEAKNLKKMDACGLSDPYVKIQLLQGGKRLKKKKTTVKKNTLNPYYNESFSFEIPLEQMQKILVAVTVFDYDKIGKNDAIGKIFVGSKATGLGLKHWSDMLANPRRPIAQWHALQQEEDIDGQLAALAAKK